In Candidatus Paceibacterota bacterium, one genomic interval encodes:
- a CDS encoding 50S ribosomal protein L35, whose protein sequence is MKTNKSYTKRLKMTKNGKITARKPGQDHFNAKESRRSQLNKKRSTPFVMTMKSKSRFMPNH, encoded by the coding sequence ATGAAAACCAATAAATCATACACAAAGCGTCTTAAAATGACTAAAAATGGCAAGATCACTGCCCGCAAGCCTGGTCAAGACCATTTCAATGCCAAGGAATCCCGCCGCAGCCAGCTCAACAAGAAGCGCTCGACACCTTTTGTCATGACCATGAAGTCAAAGAGTCGTTTTATGCCAAATCACTAA
- the rplT gene encoding 50S ribosomal protein L20, whose amino-acid sequence MTRVKGGVSALKTRRNVLKQVKGYRFGRSTKEKMAIEAIAHAGNSAFAHRRDKKGDFRRLWNVQINAALRSPAFADQKLSYSKFMSALKKKGITIDRKILADLAQFVPESFARIVKQTV is encoded by the coding sequence ATGACACGCGTAAAAGGTGGCGTAAGCGCCCTCAAAACCAGACGAAATGTTCTCAAACAAGTAAAAGGTTACCGTTTTGGACGTAGTACAAAGGAGAAAATGGCCATCGAGGCTATCGCCCATGCCGGCAACAGCGCTTTCGCTCACCGACGTGACAAAAAAGGCGATTTTCGCCGACTCTGGAATGTCCAAATCAATGCCGCTCTCCGTTCTCCTGCTTTTGCAGACCAAAAACTTTCCTATAGTAAATTTATGTCTGCCCTCAAAAAGAAAGGCATCACCATTGACCGCAAGATCCTAGCTGACTTGGCTCAGTTTGTCCCAGAAAGTTTCGCTCGCATAGTCAAACAGACAGTCTAA